The genomic interval CCAGTGTTACTACTGCTGCTGTCTCAGAAGGAGCCATAGCACGCATTATCTCCCGCCTTCCAGCCATTGAGGCTATCGCATCCTGTACTGCTGTGAAAAAGCATTATTTTAGCAAGTATCCCAAGCTTCTGTTCCTCTATTACGTGTGGACTTACAGCGTTTATTCCGAGCTAGGGTCATAAGCTCGTTTATTGGTGTGCTTGGAAGGTGCCTTGCTCCAAGTGAGTTATTTATCATCCTGGTATCTGGTACTTTTGCTGCGGCATATTCTTCGTGTTCTAGAAGCTAAACTCTCCCATCCGAACACTGCATATTGTGACTAGTTGATAGTATGTTGAAATTTCTGATATTGTGCGATACGACCTGTTGTGCAACCCCATAACCGGTTTTGCAATCAACAGAGTACCACCCGCCAATCAACTGACTTTAGCGCCGTGCTTACATTATCCCGCTCTTCAAAGTAGATCACAATTCTAACTACATAGGTACATAAGGCTTGGGTGAAGTATGTCACCTACCTATTAACCATGATGCGAGAACAAGTCTAGAAGACAGCTTGGTTCCAGCATGTACGAAAGCATGCTGATCGCATACTAGAACAAGGCGTAACTTTCTCGTCAATGCCTAGTATGTGCATTGGTGAGCTAAAATGAGTATTCTTGAACTAGTATGAGCATGCTTGAACGAAGATCTAGACTTTAAACAATACCAAGGAATTAATTGACCTCACAATACGCACTACCCTTCTATCTTTTGCCCCATTTTATGTTTCAGTTTATGCCCAAAGATTCCATTCAtatttccattcatttttGGCTCAAGTGGTGTTTCAGCATCGTTCAAATGGAGTGCATTAGGTGATTACACTgcattcatcattcaaagAACTTCCCTTTGAAATGTGAGAGTgtcaaaagatttcaaatatcaaaccTTTGAGCCCAAGAGAGATGCCTGAATAGAGAAAGGCATTGCTGGAAGATATTAGAATCATCCCATCAAGACTTAAACCCTCTATTCACTCCTCCTGCATTATGTCCTTGAAGGCTATGTTTCTTCATGAACTTTTGGTATATCCGGTAGCCATATCTCCTATCTCTGTCAACTTCACCAAGATCAACAAATAATGCATTTCCCAACTCCACTAGAGCCCATTTACCCCATCATATCTCCAGCGTCTTTCCACCCAGGGTCGAAGCCGAGAAAACAGAATCAAATATACATATCGTTCAAGTAACCGATCCAACATCGCCAGAACCATCAAATCCGAATCAAACACTCGCACCACCCAAATAATCATCTCATCCGCAATCCTCACGACGTAAGAATTCAAACACTGAACACACAAATGGAACTCCCAAGTTGCAAATAAAATCGACAAGATACAATTTACAGCAGAGAAAGACAGACACACAGAATAAAGAGACAAAGAATTCGTGCAAGATGCACGTTTAGTAAACGAAAAGAGCAACAAGAAACACCTCGATATGTATCTctattcttcctctctcaacTACGCAACACCTCTCTAGCCCCTCTCAAAGTATCGCGAATTAGAATTCTCAGATCTCTCTATATGTGTGAAGTTATTTATGAGCATACATGGTAGATCTCTGCGTTATGTATTCGTATCTcgtgagatatgagatacTAGTACCCCCAGGAATAGCTTGATAATCTTCTTCGAAATTAGGATTCTAGATCCTGTATATATAGGTGCTCAGATGAAGATCTCTGCAATTTgtatctttttctattttccaaTTAGATGAAAGGAAACGAAAtgcaatgaaatgaaatgaaagtaaACAGCAACAGAGGTGATCATTACACTCGGCAGAAACAAGGGGTTTTTATGAAATGCTATTTATTATTCCATTATATCAGTTGAAATTTCGGCTAGTATAGAGAGATACCTTCCTTTCCCATCTCTCTGTTATGACTTTCTTCCTACTGTATGTAAAATCTTATATCTCAGGGAgaatattttttctttctttttcaaaactGGTGAACTACATTGCGACGACCCTCAAATCAGCCCTTCGATTCACACAATGTTTAATCATGCATACGAGAATGAAGATAACGAAAGCGCAAATCACTTAAAATACAAcagaatctttcaaatcgTAAAtgtttattaaaagttaaCTAATTAACCATCAAATgtaaaatatgaaattaaatcaaagGCTGATGCAAGTTATGCTGGTATCATGTTCGTAAAATCCAACCAACCATCCATGCTTGCTTGATTCCTTCATCGCTAAACGCCATGTCACACCCTACTAAGCAACTCCAAACTCTTATAATCATCAGGTTTTATACTCTTAGAGCATCTGAAGTACTTTAGACGACATGCGCTGCATCTCCGTTAAAGTGACTCGCACCTGCACCGACGGGTTTACGTCCAATGCCTGTTGTACCAGTTCCATTATGATATTCCTTATTTCTGATATCTCCACCGTGGCCCATACCATGTGCATGTCCATGACCATATCCACGACCATAAGCACCATATCCACCATCACTGTAGCCTTCAGTGCCCCATCCAGCTTGTCTCGTGAAGGTCGCATTCTCAAGATCCGCTCCAGTACCAGGGAAAGGAGTTGAGCGATTCAAAGGGATGTGGTTAGttctccaatcccaaatcgACGCGTACACCATTCTGTAAGATGAGAACGCCATCACTGTTCCGATGATAGCTCCTGCGAGACAATCATACCAATTGTGATATTCGTCAATAGTGAGTGCACCTGCGATAAGTGTGGCGCCGAGAATGGGTGCATATGTAACGATGAGTTTCCACATGGCAGGATGATAGTTTGACCAAACCTTGAGCTTTGCGTTCAAGTATATGGACAAGAAGACGAAACCGGCAAAAGCAGCAGTGGAGTGACCAGATGGGAAGGATTCGAGAGAGTCATCgatttcatcttcgtcacCTGTACAGATTTTTCGATCGTAcatgatgaagttgagacCATTTCCTGTTTCTTGTGCCGTAGTTACTGGAATGTTGGGTTTGCAGACAGTGAGGAAATGAGGACGAAGACCACCGATGAGCCATTTGAGGAAAACTTGGAAGACGGCCGCTGTGATGAGAGAATAGAGGAGACCAATCACCGCATTGTTCATATCCCAAAAAGATCGGACGCGGATCTGAACAATCAAGAAGGCTGCGATTGGGACGAGAGATGCGAGGAGTGCAGCTTCCCAAATTGGAACGATTTCGTTACGGAGAGGCTAAGTGAATATATGTTAGacattgtttgaatatatttattagataatTGTTATGGTCAGCTGGAGGGTATACTCACATATGCGAATTGAGGATAAacaatctctccatcttgGAAATAGACCGGGAAAGATCGAGAAGGAGCTGGATGGGCTTCATAGACACCCAGTCCAACAGCACCCATCGCAGCCATAGTGAGGATATCGAGCCAAGTAACTTTAAGCCATTGACCGAAGCTTGGACGCGTGTTCATGGGAAGAACCAATGGTCCTTTACCGTGATGTTTCGTCTCATGAGTAGCTGCATTTGCTCCAGGTCCAGCAGTGGCAGGTGCCTGCTGTTTGCGTGAGAACATGCCCATTTTATATTTGGCACCTTCGTAGGGCGATAGGTCAAGTAACTCAACAACTTGAAGAGCAGTAAAAACTCTGATTAAGTCGAGTGAGATTGGCGAGAAGAGAGActgaaatgaagatatcacAAGAAATCCAAGACGTTTAGTAGAAGGAAAGTTCAAACTTTAATACCCTTTTCTTTCTACCTAGCCTATCTACTTTTGGTGGAACGTGTTTGAGACTCTGTACCTtgatttttgggggtttctttcttttctcctaATATCAGTAAAGGAATGGCCACGAATCCGACCAATGCCAACCAGTTGCCAGCTGTTTACTAACATTTACGTTACTCCTGTGGTTACGCCAGAATAATCCCCTAGTTCCCGTTAGTGAGAATAGCATGGAGACGCTTGGAGGATGTTCGCGAaaattgaatgatgatgatactaatcttttgattggttggtgGCATCGCACGGATGATGACGTCAGCTTCCATTAGCCACACCTTCGGCAGAAAACAGTCTTCTAGGCGTCTCCACGTAATCCCAAATCAAGGAAATAGTAACAATCAGACCTGCTCGAGCCACTTTCGCATAAATGAAGATGCCACATTACATACGCCAAGATCGTCTAAGGAGATTCTAATTTGCGTGTTTCTGCTTTTATCACATTTCTAGACTTCCCCCTGGTTGACTCTTTGCCTTGCTCCTTCACTTTGCGTACGACAACAAGTTGATCAGTCTCTTGTTTTAACCCCTGGCCTAGTATTCTTAACCTCTTGGCGACGACGGGAGCTTGATTGTGTTGGCAAAAGCTTGTTGTGTTTGCTAAAGCTTGTGGTGAACGTACGAAGAAGGGACGTTTGCTCCGGTCTTATCTGATTCTCATTTGTACGACTTGTTTGAACTTGACATGTCAGGTGTAATTTCTGTGGCTAGATTCCACGTCACTGATAAAATTGTTCCGATCGAGATCTTTCGAATTCATCGCACATCTTTCATCGGagttttgctttttgggCAATTGAATAGTTCTCCAATTTCTCTCGGATTCTTAATGAACAAATCTCTATTGATATTTAGCGTTCCAAAAAATGCCTTCATTCGATATCTTACTACTCTAAAATCTGCTACATCGCGAGAGGGAACATGCATAAATACGTCGCTACCACGCGCTCAATAAACATATGTTTCGCTCTAAGCTAACCCGGCAACATCCCAAACCTTCAAAGAAGCATCTCCACCCACGGAAGCGACTTTCTTTCCACCATCGACCCAACGAACGCCGGTAACACCGTCTTTATGTGCATTGGGAGCTTTGACTCTCTTTCCTGGTGAGGCGAGACTCCAAACGAAAATATTGGTATCGAGACTACCACTCACGGCGTGGGTTCCAGCTTGGTTCCAATCTGCGAAGAAATGTTAGTTGTGCGGCATGGAATAATGGGATAGAGCTTTGGGTATAAGATGTGAGACATCACATCGtgtgaaagagaaaaaacaaaCTTACCAATGCTGGTTATTCTTGCCGTATGGCCACCCCATCTATCCGTCTTAATTTCCCAATTAGATGTATCATAAACATGAATCTTGCCTGATGAATTTCCTGCCGCAAGAAGATCTCCACTAGGTGAAAATTCTAATGCGGAGATCACAGCTAGAGATTTTTTAAGTTCTGTTTTTGGAGATAAATTGTTTCCATCAACGCTGTATATGTGTACAACATTGCGATCATCTCCTACCGCTACAATATTTCCGTTTGCTGTGATAGATGTTGGTGTGAAATCCTTGGTTGCCACGGTATTTACGAGGCTACCTGTAGAGAAGATATCGATGCCATTTGTAGTAGCAACATACAACTTGTCGTCTACAGCTGCTACTCCTTTAGGTTGACCATTCAACTTGGCTGCCTCACCAACGAAAGTGTTTTGAGGAACATCGATAGTTCGTAAAGTATCATCCCAGGCAACACTATAGGATTTATCTCCGGCGCTGGCCCAACTAGATACTTGATTGGTATGCGAAGAACCTTCGGTGGCAGAGCCAACACCAGTGCCGACATCCCAGGAGACGACTCGGCCATCGAAACTACCTGTCCATAATGTTTGACCTTTCTCTGTGTGTGCTGAGCCGATGGCCGTAATAGCTTTACCGTGTCCTTGGACAATCTTGGTTGGTTTATCCATTCCTTCAGCCAGATAGTTTAGATCTCCAGCCAAGTTCAAACTGATGATCATTCCGTCGCTGCGAGAAGGCCATACAACACCGACCTGGTGATCTGGAATGCTTACATTTCCTTCTCCGCCAAATCTCCAAGTTTGAACGGCTTTACCAGCTTCGACATCCCAGAGTTTGACGGTTTGGTCAGCGCTGGCTGTAACCAATCTCTTCGAATCTTTCGCCCACGAAACACTGAATATACTTCCTTTAtgctctccatctccaaagcTTGCTTTGGTATCGCCAGTTTTTCCGTCATATAATTGGATTTTGCGATCCGCTCCGACACTTACGAGGTGGTTTCCGTCCGGCGAAAATCCTACTCCGTAAATGTAGCCCTTGTGAAGCTCTCCCAACttggaattgaatttgaaaggaGCTCCATGGAGAAACACCATGCTCATATCATCAGATCCAGTAGCTGCTCTGAGTGGTCGTTGCTGACGAATTGCAACTGAGTTGATGATCGAAGTATGTCCAACAATTTCTCCTACGGTATTTCCACTATCTGCAGTTATGCAAGCTCCAAATCGTTCTCGTCCATCTCCCACTGCAATGATGCGTTGAGAATCTCCATCCCAAGCAATGTCATTGATTCTGCCATTTATAATATGATAATCTCCCTTGACGT from Botrytis cinerea B05.10 chromosome 9, complete sequence carries:
- the Bcaip1 gene encoding Bcaip1, encoding MSITIDKILAASPDTQRGRPTQLSCDPKGERIAYASGKSVFVRNIDDPSLSKQFTNHTTQTTVARFSPSGYYIASGDVSGSVKVWDSIEGVNVKGDYHIINGRINDIAWDGDSQRIIAVGDGRERFGACITADSGNTVGEIVGHTSIINSVAIRQQRPLRAATGSDDMSMVFLHGAPFKFNSKLGELHKGYIYGVGFSPDGNHLVSVGADRKIQLYDGKTGDTKASFGDGEHKGSIFSVSWAKDSKRLVTASADQTVKLWDVEAGKAVQTWRFGGEGNVSIPDHQVGVVWPSRSDGMIISLNLAGDLNYLAEGMDKPTKIVQGHGKAITAIGSAHTEKGQTLWTGSFDGRVVSWDVGTGVGSATEGSSHTNQVSSWASAGDKSYSVAWDDTLRTIDVPQNTFVGEAAKLNGQPKGVAAVDDKLYVATTNGIDIFSTGSLVNTVATKDFTPTSITANGNIVAVGDDRNVVHIYSVDGNNLSPKTELKKSLAVISALEFSPSGDLLAAGNSSGKIHVYDTSNWEIKTDRWGGHTARITSIDWNQAGTHAVSGSLDTNIFVWSLASPGKRVKAPNAHKDGVTGVRWVDGGKKVASVGGDASLKVWDVAGLA